The following proteins come from a genomic window of Candidatus Goldiibacteriota bacterium HGW-Goldbacteria-1:
- the rpmB gene encoding 50S ribosomal protein L28 yields MAKKCVVCDKQVVTGNNVSHANNRTRTTNKPNLQNVKIVLKGRVTREWVCTRCLRSGKVKKAA; encoded by the coding sequence ATGGCAAAAAAGTGTGTGGTTTGCGATAAGCAGGTAGTAACAGGAAATAATGTTTCTCACGCGAACAACAGGACAAGGACAACGAACAAACCGAACCTTCAGAACGTAAAGATAGTTTTGAAAGGCAGAGTAACCCGTGAATGGGTATGCACAAGGTGCCTTCGTTCAGGCAAAGTAAAGAAAGCCGCGTAA
- the rsmI gene encoding 16S rRNA (cytidine(1402)-2'-O)-methyltransferase: protein MSARAVEVLKSSGLVIAEDTRVTGNLFSHFDIHSPIISCHKFNEKSRTAEIIERINNGTDVALVSDAGTPLMSDPGYVVVNAVIEAGLDVIAVPGASALLAAAVVSGFDPGRFLFYGFLEKKEGAAKKELETVGKLPYPVVIYEAPSRIVKTLEHIAQVLPGRQVSVSKEITKLYERTFRGNPLEIIEKLTGDLLKGEFVIVLGPADVKAQEEDNEIMAVKYLAELIGQGKSKSEAAKIAAAEYNVSKNDLYKKAHEA, encoded by the coding sequence ATGTCCGCCAGGGCAGTGGAGGTTTTAAAGTCAAGCGGCTTGGTCATAGCGGAAGACACCAGGGTAACGGGGAATTTATTTTCACATTTTGATATACATTCGCCGATAATTTCCTGCCATAAATTCAATGAAAAAAGCAGGACGGCGGAGATAATAGAAAGAATCAATAATGGGACAGACGTGGCGCTTGTATCGGACGCTGGAACCCCGCTTATGTCTGACCCCGGCTATGTGGTTGTAAACGCTGTAATAGAGGCCGGGCTTGATGTAATAGCGGTACCGGGAGCGTCTGCATTGCTTGCGGCTGCGGTAGTATCCGGTTTTGACCCCGGGCGGTTTTTGTTTTACGGTTTTCTTGAAAAAAAAGAGGGTGCGGCAAAAAAGGAACTGGAAACTGTGGGCAAACTGCCGTATCCGGTTGTGATATATGAAGCTCCTTCAAGGATTGTAAAGACGCTTGAACATATAGCGCAGGTGCTTCCCGGAAGGCAGGTGTCTGTATCCAAAGAAATTACAAAACTTTACGAACGCACCTTCAGGGGAAATCCTTTAGAAATAATTGAAAAACTGACAGGCGATTTGTTAAAAGGCGAGTTTGTAATAGTTTTAGGGCCGGCTGATGTTAAAGCGCAGGAAGAAGATAATGAAATAATGGCTGTTAAATATCTGGCGGAACTGATAGGACAGGGAAAGTCTAAAAGCGAAGCCGCGAAAATTGCCGCCGCGGAATACAATGTCAGCAAGAACGACCTGTATAAAAAAGCACACGAAGCATAA
- a CDS encoding stage V sporulation protein S — MEIMKLKVSASSNPKSVAGSIVNNIREGKEVEIVAMGPNAINQTVKAVAISREYINPEGIDLICKIGFTHLELDGEKKSAVVIRVFPEKKEQQ; from the coding sequence ATGGAAATAATGAAGCTAAAGGTATCAGCGTCAAGCAATCCGAAATCCGTGGCAGGGTCAATAGTTAACAATATCAGGGAGGGAAAGGAAGTTGAAATTGTGGCAATGGGGCCCAATGCCATTAATCAGACTGTAAAAGCAGTTGCCATTTCACGCGAATACATTAACCCGGAAGGAATTGACCTTATCTGCAAAATTGGCTTTACCCACCTGGAACTTGACGGCGAGAAAAAAAGCGCCGTGGTTATCCGCGTTTTCCCGGAAAAGAAAGAACAGCAGTAA
- the rpiB gene encoding ribose 5-phosphate isomerase B: MKIALASDHAGLELKDFIKHHLEKQGHEVKDYGTYTEESCDYTDFAELACDAVIKGASERAMLFCGTGIGMSIVANKIKGIYAALVDNTFSAGMTRRHNDSNVLVMPGRIIGKDIAKEIADIWIATQYEGGRHDRRLNKIKAVENKNMK; this comes from the coding sequence ATGAAAATAGCGCTTGCCAGCGACCACGCCGGATTGGAATTAAAGGATTTCATAAAACACCATCTGGAAAAGCAGGGGCACGAAGTAAAGGATTACGGCACATACACGGAAGAGTCTTGTGATTATACCGATTTTGCTGAACTTGCCTGTGATGCGGTTATTAAAGGCGCTTCTGAAAGGGCAATGCTTTTCTGCGGCACGGGTATCGGAATGTCAATTGTTGCCAATAAGATAAAGGGCATTTACGCGGCGCTGGTGGATAATACATTTTCCGCCGGAATGACAAGGCGCCACAATGACAGTAATGTGCTGGTGATGCCGGGCAGGATAATAGGCAAAGATATAGCGAAAGAAATAGCTGATATCTGGATTGCCACCCAATACGAAGGCGGCAGGCACGACAGGCGGCTTAACAAGATCAAAGCAGTTGAAAATAAAAATATGAAATAA
- a CDS encoding serine hydroxymethyltransferase (catalyzes the reaction of glycine with 5,10-methylenetetrahydrofolate to form L-serine and tetrahydrofolate), translating into MDFTKYIEAVDSEVAEIIKDEVKRNQETLLMIASENYADEAVLQAQGSVFTNKYAEGYPTKRFYQGVGNSDRVEQLAIDRAKQLFGAEHANVQPNSGSQANQAVYLAMLQPGDAILGMNLAAGGHLTHGASASSSGKLYKAHAYSVDKETYTLDYNEISAIAKEVQPKIIVAGASAYPRQIDFKKFREIADSVGALLMCDIAHYAGLVAAKLFPDPVPYADFVTTTTHKTLKGPRGGMVMCKEKYAKQINSAVFPGLQGGPLMHVIAAKAICFKEAMTPAFKDYQVQVMKNAQALAAELLKKGYKILTGGTDCHMILLDLRPNKINGRDSARALEEAGITLNKNGVPFDTESPFITSGIRIGTPAITARGMKEGEMKLIADWMDQVLKNIGDAALKEKIRQEVKLLCAKFPVYDK; encoded by the coding sequence ATGGATTTTACAAAGTACATTGAAGCTGTAGACAGTGAAGTGGCGGAAATAATTAAGGATGAAGTGAAAAGAAATCAGGAAACACTTTTGATGATAGCATCGGAAAACTACGCGGATGAAGCCGTGCTTCAGGCGCAGGGTTCTGTATTTACAAATAAGTACGCTGAAGGATACCCGACAAAACGTTTTTATCAGGGCGTGGGCAATTCAGACAGGGTGGAACAGCTTGCCATTGACAGGGCAAAGCAGCTGTTCGGCGCGGAACACGCTAATGTGCAGCCAAACTCGGGCTCGCAGGCAAACCAGGCAGTTTATCTTGCCATGCTGCAGCCGGGAGACGCCATACTTGGAATGAACCTTGCGGCGGGCGGGCATTTAACGCACGGGGCGTCGGCATCTTCATCCGGTAAACTTTACAAGGCGCACGCTTACTCTGTTGACAAAGAGACATACACCCTTGATTATAATGAAATTTCGGCAATAGCAAAAGAAGTGCAGCCAAAAATAATAGTGGCGGGAGCATCAGCATACCCGCGTCAGATAGACTTTAAAAAATTCAGAGAAATAGCGGATTCTGTGGGCGCGCTGCTTATGTGTGACATAGCACATTACGCCGGGCTTGTGGCCGCAAAACTTTTTCCTGACCCTGTCCCGTATGCCGATTTTGTCACAACCACCACGCACAAGACCCTAAAAGGGCCAAGGGGCGGAATGGTAATGTGCAAAGAAAAATACGCCAAACAGATTAATTCCGCTGTGTTTCCGGGACTGCAGGGCGGGCCCCTTATGCACGTGATTGCGGCAAAGGCTATTTGTTTTAAGGAAGCTATGACTCCGGCTTTTAAGGATTATCAGGTGCAGGTAATGAAGAATGCCCAGGCGCTTGCCGCTGAACTTCTTAAAAAAGGGTATAAAATTTTAACCGGCGGCACCGACTGCCACATGATACTTCTGGATTTAAGGCCTAACAAAATCAACGGGCGTGATTCAGCGCGCGCGCTTGAAGAAGCGGGAATAACATTAAATAAAAACGGAGTACCTTTTGATACTGAAAGCCCGTTTATCACATCGGGTATCAGGATAGGCACGCCGGCCATCACTGCGCGCGGAATGAAAGAAGGGGAAATGAAACTTATAGCGGACTGGATGGATCAGGTCCTTAAAAATATCGGGGACGCGGCTTTAAAAGAAAAAATACGGCAGGAAGTAAAGTTGCTTTGCGCCAAGTTCCCTGTTTACGACAAATAA
- a CDS encoding transcriptional regulator NrdR gives MKCPYCSHKSDKVVDSRESKDGEAIRRRRECLKCTKRYTTYEQIEHSLPMVVKKDNRREPFDRKKILNGLIKACEKRPVSVEQLEEVVDEIEKQLYSKMEKEVPSTVIGNIIMEKLALMDEVAYVRFASVYRQFKDINAFTKELKKFLTEKNDK, from the coding sequence ATGAAGTGTCCTTACTGCAGCCATAAATCGGATAAAGTTGTTGATTCCAGGGAAAGCAAAGACGGTGAAGCCATAAGGCGCAGAAGAGAGTGCCTTAAGTGCACAAAAAGGTACACCACATATGAACAGATAGAACATTCCCTGCCCATGGTGGTTAAAAAAGACAACAGGCGCGAGCCGTTTGACCGCAAGAAAATATTAAACGGATTGATAAAGGCGTGTGAAAAACGGCCTGTATCTGTGGAACAGCTTGAAGAAGTGGTGGATGAAATAGAAAAACAGCTTTACAGCAAGATGGAAAAAGAAGTGCCTTCAACGGTTATCGGGAATATTATAATGGAAAAACTTGCGCTTATGGATGAAGTGGCATACGTAAGATTTGCCTCTGTTTACAGGCAGTTTAAGGACATAAACGCTTTTACTAAGGAACTTAAGAAGTTCCTTACGGAAAAGAATGATAAATAA